A single Rhodothermales bacterium DNA region contains:
- a CDS encoding GNAT family N-acetyltransferase: MILFTTARTVVREMDASYLDHLVNLDSDPEVMRYINGGKPTSRNRMAEKLADWTAHYRAARPGGFWAIHLAYSDRFVGWVHLKPDWADRELDELGYRLIREVWGSGIATEVACGMIDHALHEWGRESVVARTLAANRASRRVMEKAGMRFEFSFTYPPEVLPGWPVERRAAVRYRIDT, translated from the coding sequence ATGATCCTGTTTACCACTGCACGCACGGTTGTCCGCGAGATGGATGCCTCCTACCTGGACCATCTGGTGAATCTCGACTCGGACCCGGAGGTCATGCGGTACATCAACGGCGGCAAGCCCACGTCTCGCAATCGAATGGCCGAGAAGCTGGCAGACTGGACGGCTCACTACCGCGCCGCACGGCCCGGCGGATTCTGGGCGATACACCTTGCGTACTCAGATCGCTTCGTGGGCTGGGTGCACCTGAAGCCGGACTGGGCGGACAGAGAGCTTGACGAGTTGGGCTATCGGCTGATCCGGGAAGTATGGGGATCGGGAATTGCTACCGAGGTGGCCTGCGGCATGATCGATCATGCCCTGCATGAGTGGGGCCGAGAATCAGTCGTCGCGAGGACCCTGGCGGCAAACCGGGCTTCGCGCCGGGTCATGGAGAAGGCGGGCATGCGGTTCGAGTTCAGTTTTACCTATCCACCGGAGGTGCTGCCGGGATGGCCGGTCGAGCGTCGCGCCGCCGTTCGCTACAGAATTGACACATAA
- a CDS encoding alpha/beta hydrolase has translation MRFRQCLLFVSAVLLLAACEAPEATIQVHFRVDMNPATAEGVFDPRTDAVGVRGSVEPLEWSESVLATDLDNDGVYEVRIEVARAGEPLRYKFKIDRPGNSNEGWEEGRDRLISRESGDVEVRRVFNDPPEQLEPTIVGDVRTHEGFSTSFLPEEKQFMVYLPPGYDDGDRRYPVLYMMDGQHLFDQRLSGYEWSADETAERLIARGIIEPVIIVGIFASPANRTREYTPGGRQWEFRRVEGGRGWVGDYTTVMEPDLSLSFREIEGDLKVQLPYEDVWTELEPEGDELFVPREGIYFSPTIVQAGRVSQFSALMTQGGGLADDFGRFLLEDLKPFIDATYRTDPERTSLGGASLGGLLTIYLATRYPGQFDGLLVASPSVWWDERFILDDAANADLSGMRIWIDVGSDEAAGMVSDARELHLVVSERVDDPSDAYFVEALGASHNELAWAARFPDMLRFLYRR, from the coding sequence ATGCGGTTCCGCCAGTGTCTTCTATTCGTTTCGGCCGTCTTGCTCCTTGCGGCGTGCGAGGCGCCGGAGGCGACCATTCAGGTTCACTTCCGGGTCGACATGAATCCCGCCACGGCCGAGGGTGTGTTCGACCCTCGAACTGACGCGGTCGGTGTGCGCGGCAGCGTGGAGCCGCTGGAGTGGAGTGAAAGCGTGCTCGCCACCGACCTGGACAACGACGGCGTCTACGAGGTCCGCATAGAAGTCGCCCGCGCCGGAGAGCCCTTGCGCTACAAGTTCAAGATCGACCGGCCCGGCAACTCCAACGAAGGCTGGGAGGAAGGCCGGGATCGACTGATCAGTCGGGAGAGCGGCGATGTGGAGGTCCGGCGTGTATTCAACGATCCGCCGGAGCAGCTTGAACCGACAATCGTGGGCGATGTGCGCACCCATGAGGGCTTTTCGACCAGCTTTCTGCCGGAGGAGAAGCAGTTCATGGTATATCTGCCTCCCGGATACGATGACGGAGACAGGAGGTACCCGGTCCTGTATATGATGGACGGTCAACATCTGTTTGACCAGCGTCTCTCCGGGTATGAGTGGTCCGCCGACGAGACGGCGGAGCGGCTCATCGCACGGGGCATTATCGAGCCGGTCATCATTGTCGGGATTTTCGCCAGCCCCGCGAACCGCACGCGCGAGTATACGCCCGGCGGCAGGCAGTGGGAGTTCCGGCGCGTGGAAGGAGGAAGGGGATGGGTCGGTGACTACACGACCGTCATGGAGCCGGACCTCAGCCTGTCCTTCCGCGAAATCGAGGGCGATCTGAAGGTCCAGTTGCCCTATGAGGATGTCTGGACAGAGCTCGAGCCGGAAGGAGACGAGTTGTTCGTACCCCGGGAGGGGATCTACTTCAGCCCGACGATTGTGCAGGCGGGTCGGGTCTCGCAGTTCAGTGCGCTCATGACCCAGGGGGGTGGGCTTGCGGACGATTTCGGCCGATTCCTTCTCGAGGATCTCAAACCCTTCATCGACGCGACCTACCGGACGGATCCTGAGCGGACTTCTCTTGGCGGTGCTTCACTGGGCGGGCTACTCACCATCTATCTGGCCACTCGCTATCCTGGGCAGTTTGACGGCCTGCTCGTGGCATCCCCGTCCGTCTGGTGGGACGAGCGGTTCATTCTGGACGATGCGGCCAACGCGGATTTGTCGGGGATGCGGATCTGGATCGACGTCGGCTCTGACGAGGCTGCGGGCATGGTTTCGGACGCGCGTGAACTGCACCTGGTGGTGTCGGAGAGGGTGGATGACCCGAGCGATGCCTACTTCGTGGAGGCGCTTGGCGCCTCGCACAATGAGTTGGCCTGGGCGGCGCGTTTTCCGGACATGCTGCGCTTTCTGTACCGTCGCTAG
- the rmuC gene encoding DNA recombination protein RmuC yields the protein MDLTTLSMLGVAAAAGALLVWMLQRPKAARMRADLEHVRKAEAYLRDRLQIREQEYVDLDKAFTAERTARNVERRADQEKIEALAEAQQAWMHQIDALSRKALDENAKSFMELARSQFDGMLLRAEEKGEQRRLKMQQLVQPLGKSLEAVQQHLSSVEKERTETYASLSEQVRLLGESQVKLQKEASNLVNALRKPAVRGRWGEVQLRRVVELAGMVSYCDFDEQPTVSTADGRLRPDLIVRLPGDRIIVVDAKVPLEAYLEAIEAEDEKTRKAESRRHVSQLREHIRKLGAKAYFDQFDTTPDMVVLFLPGESFYYSALQTDPGLFEYGIDNNVIVATPMTLIALLRAVAYGWRQEQVAENARQISSLGQELYDRICVMAEHFAKVGNGLGTAISNYNRAVGTLESRVLVSARRFRDLGSGSSKQMDAVEPVDAAPRRINAVELRPVPQLFGGDGDGGLAKEPSGD from the coding sequence ATGGATCTCACCACCTTGTCGATGCTCGGAGTAGCTGCCGCGGCCGGAGCTCTCCTCGTCTGGATGCTGCAGCGCCCAAAGGCCGCCCGCATGAGAGCGGATCTCGAGCACGTGCGAAAAGCGGAGGCGTATCTCAGAGATCGACTCCAGATTCGAGAGCAGGAGTACGTGGATCTGGACAAGGCCTTCACGGCAGAGCGCACGGCGCGAAACGTGGAGAGACGGGCCGACCAGGAGAAGATCGAGGCGCTCGCGGAGGCGCAGCAGGCCTGGATGCACCAGATTGACGCCCTGTCTCGCAAGGCTCTGGACGAAAACGCCAAGTCGTTCATGGAACTGGCCAGGTCGCAGTTCGACGGCATGCTTTTGCGGGCCGAGGAGAAGGGAGAGCAGCGCCGCCTGAAGATGCAACAACTGGTTCAGCCCCTGGGCAAGTCCCTGGAGGCCGTGCAGCAGCACCTGTCGTCGGTCGAAAAGGAGCGAACCGAGACGTATGCTTCGCTTTCCGAGCAGGTGCGACTCCTGGGGGAGTCGCAGGTCAAATTGCAGAAGGAGGCATCCAATCTGGTCAACGCGCTTCGCAAGCCGGCCGTGCGGGGCAGATGGGGGGAGGTTCAACTCCGGCGCGTCGTGGAACTGGCTGGCATGGTCAGCTACTGCGACTTCGATGAACAGCCTACCGTGTCGACCGCCGACGGCCGACTCCGGCCCGACCTGATCGTACGGCTCCCGGGAGACCGCATCATCGTCGTAGACGCCAAGGTGCCGCTAGAGGCCTATCTGGAGGCCATTGAGGCGGAGGATGAGAAAACGCGCAAGGCAGAGTCGCGGCGTCACGTTTCGCAGCTGCGCGAGCACATCAGGAAGTTGGGCGCCAAGGCGTACTTCGACCAATTCGATACGACGCCGGATATGGTGGTCCTCTTCCTGCCGGGTGAGTCGTTTTACTATTCTGCCCTCCAGACGGACCCCGGGCTTTTCGAGTACGGCATAGACAACAACGTCATTGTCGCGACTCCCATGACCCTCATCGCGTTGCTTCGGGCAGTGGCCTACGGCTGGCGACAGGAACAGGTGGCCGAGAATGCGCGACAGATCAGTTCGCTGGGCCAGGAGCTCTACGATCGCATTTGTGTCATGGCCGAGCACTTTGCCAAGGTGGGAAATGGGCTGGGCACCGCTATCAGCAACTACAACCGCGCTGTGGGCACCCTGGAGTCGCGCGTGCTGGTCTCAGCTCGTCGCTTCAGGGATCTCGGGAGTGGCTCCTCGAAGCAGATGGATGCCGTGGAGCCCGTCGACGCAGCACCGCGAAGAATCAACGCGGTGGAGCTGCGCCCGGTACCGCAACTCTTCGGGGGTGACGGAGATGGCGGCCTCGCAAAAGAACCCTCGGGCGACTAG